The genomic interval TAAACCTCGAAGGGGAAGAATGTAGTTTGTAGTACTAGTCCTTCGGGACTAGTTAAGATTGGCGCGATGACGTTCACGATCTGCGCAATGTTCGCCATTTTCACGGAACTAGCGTGGCGAATAAAGGCATTGAAGTGCATCGCGACTACTAAAGCATCCTCTAAGTTATAGGCCTCCTCGAGCTTCTGTTCGTTCATCGCGCGGTACCAGACGTTCCATTCGTCTACCGCAATGGGAATTGGATTTTCGATCTTGTTGGCGCTACGAAGAGCATGAAGCATGCCTTCAGTGGCAGTGAGCTTCTCGTTAATCAATTCGGAGAGACTCATGTAGTCCTCAAAACCTTGGCCGTAACCACGTTCCTCGTCATTACCGACGTACCAGTGGATTGCCATGTAATCAATAAGACTTCCTGCTTGCTCCACAAGGAGTTGCAGGCGTTCAGTCCAATCGGGTTGCCAAAAGCTTATTCCGGACGCGAATAGTTTAATGCTCGGGTCAGTCCATTTCATGACTTTGGCAAATTCGGTGTACGCCCGGGCGTACTCCTCAGGTGTTTTCATTCCAATTTGCCAGGGTCCGTCAACTTCGTTGCCGATACCCCAGTACTTAACGCCGTGCGGTTCGTCGTAACCATGGGATTTTCTTAGTTTCACTAGTTCGGTATCTTTGGTGCCGTTACAGTACTCAACCCAATCACGTGCTTCACGCATGTCGCCGTCCCCACAATTAACAGCGAGGTACGGTTCGCTACCAACCTTCTGGCAAAAACGTATGAATTCATTAGTACCGAAGGTGTTTGGTTCAATGTCATGCCAAGCAAGCTCCATCCGAGCTTTACGTTCTTCTACAGGTCCAACAGCATCACGCCAGCGGTATCCGGATACGAAGTTGCCACCTGGGTACCGTATTGCCGGCATGCGTAATCTCCTGATGGCATCTTGCACGTCACTCCGGAGACCATCAGCATCCGCAAGAGGGGATTCAGGTTCGAAAATACCGCCGTAAATATGGCGACCAAGGTGCTCAGCAAAGCCACCAAAAATGTTCGGATCAATATCACCTAGAGTTCGGTCCAATTCAATCGATATGTTAGTAGCCACAGGTTGTTTCCTCCATGGAAGACTCTACCGCTTTTCCTGCGGGAGTTCCATAAACAAAAGGATTTACCTGGATCCTAACGGCCCAAGCGCAAACAGAAAGACCAGCAGGTACTAAAAG from Trueperaceae bacterium carries:
- a CDS encoding alpha-N-arabinofuranosidase, which encodes MATNISIELDRTLGDIDPNIFGGFAEHLGRHIYGGIFEPESPLADADGLRSDVQDAIRRLRMPAIRYPGGNFVSGYRWRDAVGPVEERKARMELAWHDIEPNTFGTNEFIRFCQKVGSEPYLAVNCGDGDMREARDWVEYCNGTKDTELVKLRKSHGYDEPHGVKYWGIGNEVDGPWQIGMKTPEEYARAYTEFAKVMKWTDPSIKLFASGISFWQPDWTERLQLLVEQAGSLIDYMAIHWYVGNDEERGYGQGFEDYMSLSELINEKLTATEGMLHALRSANKIENPIPIAVDEWNVWYRAMNEQKLEEAYNLEDALVVAMHFNAFIRHASSVKMANIAQIVNVIAPILTSPEGLVLQTTFFPFEVYRNTCGTTALDVHWAGDTFSTKKFPALRTLDVSATLDEANKKLTVYAVNRSESKASDVTITLHDGHFAGPGSTQIVNGPDVKAENTFATPDNVITRKESITAEGSTFDTTLEPHSVTALVFDVA